Proteins co-encoded in one Arthrobacter alpinus genomic window:
- a CDS encoding HSP90 family protein, with translation MSSAVGSQSRPFQVDLHGVVDLLSRHIYSGPQVYLRELIQNGRDAITTRRNSGIGEAEGRAGRWEIRIFPSSPDNPEFRIDDDGVGLNAEDVAQLLATVGRSSKRDLFDMPRQDLLGQFGIGLLSCFMVADEIVVVSRKAGESAVRWVGSAAGTFSVTVMDGDDLPVGTSVKLRPRADDAELCGRKKVTELATRYAQYLPVPILIADGTGGFDTINQPPVFALVGDERTEHRSELMELGTALIGARPLDAIELGSPATGTRGTAFILPFTPPPSARPAHAVYLGGMLVDERSQDLLPEWAFFARSVVDSTGLKPTASRESLVADEALEVTRTELGAALRAWVIRMGAGNPNKLAKFVAIHHLGLKSLVAYDDELASFLTRWLSVETTAGRMTIEELVSRQKHIRYTESMEEFRQIAAIVPTESPVVNGGYVYDAEIIRRLPFLFDGTSVEQVALSSLLDSLAVPALAQRAPVLAFEQRASAVLKSFDVQVSVRSFAPADVSALYLADDAVLRGMQRSAARRVSNSLWNGVLAKAEKSREAAVELNNQMAKATLCANWDNPLIRTLAQSPDEAVFNRTMKLLYVQAMLAAHLPLGAAQRSLLTESLSDLVQLSISH, from the coding sequence ATGAGTTCCGCTGTGGGGTCCCAATCCCGTCCGTTCCAAGTTGACCTGCACGGCGTTGTTGACCTGCTGAGCCGTCACATTTATTCCGGGCCGCAGGTTTATCTCCGTGAGCTAATCCAAAACGGGCGTGACGCCATCACAACACGCAGGAATTCCGGAATCGGCGAGGCCGAGGGGAGAGCTGGGCGTTGGGAGATTCGCATTTTCCCGTCGAGTCCGGACAATCCCGAGTTCCGCATTGATGATGACGGTGTGGGACTGAACGCCGAGGACGTGGCGCAATTGCTGGCCACCGTGGGGCGCAGTTCCAAGCGTGACCTCTTTGACATGCCGCGTCAGGACTTGCTGGGCCAGTTCGGTATTGGTCTGCTTTCCTGTTTCATGGTGGCCGATGAAATTGTGGTGGTTTCCCGCAAGGCCGGCGAGAGCGCTGTGCGGTGGGTCGGATCTGCGGCGGGCACGTTCAGCGTGACTGTGATGGACGGAGACGATCTGCCCGTGGGAACCAGCGTGAAACTGCGCCCCCGCGCCGATGACGCCGAGCTCTGCGGCCGCAAAAAGGTGACGGAACTGGCTACTCGTTACGCCCAATACCTGCCCGTTCCCATCTTGATTGCCGATGGCACCGGCGGCTTCGACACCATCAATCAGCCGCCGGTTTTCGCTCTGGTCGGGGACGAACGCACTGAACACCGCAGTGAATTGATGGAGCTGGGAACTGCCCTGATCGGCGCACGCCCGCTGGATGCCATTGAGCTCGGCAGCCCCGCCACCGGCACGCGCGGCACCGCCTTCATCCTCCCGTTCACCCCGCCGCCCTCGGCCCGGCCGGCGCACGCCGTCTACCTCGGCGGCATGTTGGTGGATGAGCGCAGCCAGGATCTGTTGCCGGAGTGGGCGTTCTTTGCGCGGTCCGTGGTGGATTCCACGGGGCTCAAGCCCACGGCGTCGCGCGAATCGCTCGTTGCCGATGAAGCGCTGGAGGTGACTCGGACCGAGCTCGGAGCGGCGTTGCGTGCCTGGGTCATCCGCATGGGCGCCGGGAACCCGAATAAACTCGCTAAGTTTGTCGCCATCCATCACCTGGGGCTGAAATCGCTTGTGGCGTACGACGACGAACTTGCCTCCTTCTTGACCCGTTGGCTGAGCGTGGAAACCACTGCCGGACGAATGACCATCGAAGAGTTGGTGTCCCGGCAAAAGCACATCCGCTACACCGAATCGATGGAAGAGTTCCGCCAGATTGCCGCGATCGTGCCCACCGAATCGCCTGTGGTCAACGGTGGCTATGTATATGACGCCGAGATTATTCGCCGCCTGCCGTTCCTTTTTGACGGCACCAGCGTGGAACAAGTCGCGCTATCATCACTGCTGGATTCGCTCGCGGTCCCGGCGTTGGCGCAGCGTGCGCCGGTCTTGGCCTTTGAACAACGTGCCAGCGCAGTGCTGAAATCCTTTGACGTTCAGGTGAGTGTGCGCAGCTTCGCCCCGGCAGATGTCTCCGCCCTCTATTTAGCCGACGATGCCGTGCTTCGCGGGATGCAGCGCAGCGCCGCTCGGAGGGTGTCCAACTCGCTGTGGAACGGGGTGTTGGCCAAGGCAGAAAAGTCTCGGGAGGCCGCCGTCGAACTTAATAACCAGATGGCCAAGGCCACGTTGTGCGCCAATTGGGACAACCCGCTGATTCGCACGCTGGCCCAAAGCCCCGATGAGGCCGTGTTCAACCGAACCATGAAACTGCTGTACGTGCAGGCCATGCTCGCCGCACACTTGCCACTCGGTGCGGCCCAGCGCAGTCTGCTCACCGAATCGCTCAGCGATCTGGTGCAGCTGAGCATCAGCCACTAA
- a CDS encoding DUF2804 family protein, translated as MSGNPRGERKDGARPDRFTVWGEALDPESVLQEYPRPQLVRDSYLNLNGLWQYAILTQPGETPGAHSSTAPGDVADGQILVPFSPETPLSGVGRQLQPGEELRYWRSFTVPEGFVQDRVLLHFGAVDQRCQVRVNGIDVGGHVGGFLPFTLDITAALHRREHGWAGPHTLEVTVQDDSDTSYHSRGKQKLRRGGIWYTAQSGIWQTVWLESVAATHIQKLVIIPDLAGSAVELTVMGARGTATVVIKDDVGELTTVEVDVNVPTRIPLARSHPWSPEDPFLYDVAVWLGEDQVGSYFGLRSFGMGADADGHLRLLLNGEPYFHAGLLDQGYWSDGFLTPPSDEALVYDIATAKRLGFTMLRKHIKIEPLRWYYHCDRLGMLVWQDLVNGGTDYKAPIITVPALLPIRLKDSHYARYGRASAQGRAEFMAELQGTVELLRNVASLAVWVPFNEAWGQFDALAVTHELRRLDPTRTIDHASGWHDQGGGDMKSLHVYFTPLKLRKRWKNDSRAVALTEYGGYSLRMAGHDFSDREFGYRRYRSVADLGDAFVRLHEREIVPAIAEGLSAVVYTQLSDVEDELNGLLSYDRRVSKLPERLVQGVTAQLVLNPPAPLSPDPKTRNAMSAGMLVEHEITSRVALTLPNGRLNPSAIGWSRTPLHDTSGIGRGMQRWGRNKRWEYWAITSPTHIVSLTVSSLDYAAVHELWVLDRATGASIGTNVTGVLGGSATLPASLGDGSARAKTGKLQIDIAEVPGGTRLRASTPRVRLDILAERPAGHESLGVVVPWNSRQFQYTVKDVARPASGTLSVDGVMVSVVAGESWAVLDHGRGRWPYSMHWNWGAGSGVTDGRTIGIQLGAKWTDGTGATENSLLVDGRLHKISENLIWDYSTTDWLAPWHIHGATADLVFTPFYDKVSAINLGVLGNNTHQCFGHYDGEIADSDGSRIKVAGILGWAEDVHNRW; from the coding sequence GTGAGCGGGAACCCGCGCGGGGAGCGCAAGGACGGCGCGCGCCCGGATCGTTTCACCGTCTGGGGCGAAGCCTTGGACCCGGAGTCGGTCCTGCAGGAATACCCGCGCCCGCAATTGGTGCGCGATAGCTATCTCAACCTCAACGGCCTGTGGCAGTACGCCATCTTGACCCAGCCCGGAGAAACGCCTGGTGCTCACTCCAGTACAGCGCCGGGTGATGTCGCCGACGGCCAGATCCTGGTGCCGTTCTCTCCGGAAACCCCCCTGTCCGGGGTGGGGCGTCAACTGCAACCGGGGGAGGAGCTGAGGTATTGGCGCAGCTTCACCGTGCCTGAGGGGTTTGTGCAAGATCGCGTTCTGCTGCACTTTGGCGCCGTCGATCAACGCTGCCAGGTCCGGGTCAACGGTATTGACGTGGGTGGTCACGTGGGCGGCTTCCTGCCCTTCACGCTCGACATCACAGCTGCTCTGCACCGCCGCGAGCACGGCTGGGCTGGGCCGCACACCCTGGAAGTAACTGTCCAGGACGACAGCGATACTTCCTATCATTCACGCGGCAAACAAAAGCTCAGGCGTGGCGGGATTTGGTACACGGCGCAATCGGGAATCTGGCAGACGGTGTGGCTGGAATCGGTCGCTGCAACCCATATTCAGAAGTTGGTGATCATTCCTGACCTGGCCGGATCCGCCGTCGAACTTACCGTGATGGGGGCCCGCGGTACGGCCACCGTGGTGATTAAGGACGACGTCGGTGAACTCACCACTGTTGAGGTGGACGTGAACGTGCCCACCCGCATTCCGTTGGCGCGGAGTCATCCATGGTCGCCCGAGGACCCGTTTCTCTACGACGTTGCGGTGTGGCTGGGTGAGGACCAGGTGGGCAGCTATTTTGGGCTGCGGTCCTTTGGGATGGGTGCCGATGCAGATGGCCACCTGCGGTTGCTGCTCAATGGCGAACCGTACTTTCACGCGGGGCTGCTGGACCAGGGCTACTGGTCGGACGGATTCCTCACGCCGCCCTCGGATGAAGCGCTGGTGTATGACATTGCCACGGCGAAACGGCTGGGGTTCACCATGCTGCGCAAGCACATCAAGATCGAACCGCTGCGCTGGTACTACCACTGTGACCGGTTGGGGATGCTGGTGTGGCAGGACCTGGTGAACGGCGGCACCGATTACAAGGCGCCAATCATCACGGTGCCGGCGTTGTTGCCGATCAGGCTCAAGGACAGTCATTACGCGAGATATGGTCGGGCATCGGCGCAGGGGCGGGCTGAGTTCATGGCGGAATTGCAGGGAACTGTCGAGTTGCTGCGCAACGTGGCTTCGCTGGCCGTGTGGGTTCCGTTCAACGAAGCGTGGGGGCAATTTGATGCGCTCGCAGTCACCCATGAACTGCGCCGGCTGGATCCCACCCGCACTATTGACCATGCCAGCGGGTGGCATGACCAAGGCGGCGGGGATATGAAAAGTCTCCATGTCTATTTCACGCCGCTCAAGCTGCGCAAGCGGTGGAAGAATGATTCCCGGGCCGTGGCGCTAACGGAATATGGCGGGTACAGCTTGCGGATGGCTGGCCATGATTTCAGCGACCGCGAGTTTGGCTACCGCAGGTATCGCAGTGTTGCCGATCTCGGAGACGCATTTGTCAGGCTCCATGAGCGCGAGATTGTGCCGGCCATCGCGGAGGGGCTCTCTGCCGTGGTGTATACCCAGCTAAGCGACGTGGAAGATGAGCTCAACGGACTTCTCAGCTACGACAGGCGCGTGTCCAAGCTGCCCGAGCGCCTGGTTCAGGGTGTCACAGCGCAACTAGTTCTGAATCCTCCCGCCCCACTTTCCCCTGACCCCAAAACGAGGAACGCCATGAGCGCAGGCATGCTGGTTGAACATGAAATTACCTCCCGAGTTGCCTTGACCCTGCCCAACGGCAGGCTGAATCCATCGGCCATTGGCTGGAGCCGCACGCCGCTGCATGACACCTCCGGGATTGGCCGCGGGATGCAACGATGGGGGCGAAACAAGCGCTGGGAGTACTGGGCTATCACCTCGCCCACACACATTGTTTCCCTGACAGTGTCCTCGCTGGATTATGCCGCGGTGCATGAACTGTGGGTGCTAGACCGCGCCACAGGTGCTTCTATCGGTACCAACGTGACGGGCGTTCTCGGCGGAAGTGCCACGTTGCCGGCGTCGTTGGGGGACGGCTCCGCGCGGGCCAAGACAGGCAAGCTACAGATCGACATTGCCGAGGTGCCCGGCGGGACGCGACTGCGCGCTTCCACGCCCCGGGTCCGTCTGGACATCCTGGCTGAGCGGCCTGCGGGGCACGAATCACTGGGTGTTGTGGTGCCCTGGAACAGCCGCCAATTTCAGTACACCGTCAAGGACGTGGCCCGCCCGGCCAGCGGCACGCTTTCCGTGGACGGGGTCATGGTGAGCGTGGTCGCGGGAGAATCGTGGGCAGTGCTGGATCATGGACGCGGCCGGTGGCCCTACTCGATGCACTGGAATTGGGGTGCCGGATCCGGGGTCACAGATGGGCGAACCATCGGCATTCAGCTGGGCGCCAAGTGGACCGACGGCACCGGTGCCACCGAAAATTCGCTGCTGGTGGATGGCCGCTTGCACAAGATCAGCGAAAACCTGATCTGGGATTACAGCACCACCGACTGGCTGGCCCCGTGGCACATCCACGGCGCCACGGCGGATCTGGTGTTCACGCCGTTCTATGACAAAGTCTCCGCAATCAACTTGGGTGTGCTGGGCAACAACACGCACCAGTGCTTTGGCCACTACGACGGCGAGATCGCCGACAGCGACGGGAGCCGGATCAAGGTGGCCGGCATTCTCGGCTGGGCCGAGGACGTGCACAATCGCTGGTGA
- a CDS encoding helix-turn-helix domain-containing protein produces MKALALEPSSGPVAIGSRIRAARQDQRLTIEQVAEATGLTKGFLSRVERDLTSPSVASLVTMCQVLSISIGDLFAVPETHLSRKGEGPRISLGGEGIVERLLTSRSERRLQVLGATIEPYGRGESELYAVDCDVDVLHIISGELTLIMTQESYDLQAGDTLSFPGREPHSWENRTPLPVEALWILVPAASGSGAS; encoded by the coding sequence GTGAAAGCTTTAGCCCTAGAACCTAGTTCCGGGCCGGTTGCCATTGGTTCGCGCATCCGTGCTGCACGCCAGGATCAGCGGCTCACCATTGAGCAGGTAGCTGAGGCCACCGGATTGACGAAGGGCTTTCTGAGCCGGGTTGAACGCGACCTCACCTCGCCCAGCGTGGCCTCGCTGGTCACGATGTGTCAGGTGCTCTCCATTTCCATTGGTGATTTGTTTGCTGTTCCCGAAACACATTTGAGTCGCAAGGGTGAAGGTCCGCGGATCTCACTAGGTGGAGAAGGGATCGTGGAGCGCCTCTTGACCTCACGCTCGGAACGGCGACTGCAAGTGCTTGGGGCCACCATTGAGCCCTACGGACGCGGAGAATCTGAGCTGTACGCAGTGGACTGCGACGTTGATGTGCTGCACATTATCAGTGGTGAACTGACGCTCATCATGACCCAAGAATCCTACGATCTCCAGGCCGGGGATACGCTCTCCTTCCCAGGCCGTGAACCGCACAGCTGGGAAAACCGCACGCCCCTTCCGGTGGAAGCGCTCTGGATTTTGGTTCCCGCTGCCTCGGGCTCAGGAGCGAGCTAG
- a CDS encoding APC family permease yields MTSRAAAPSKAGAPGKPRGKAALRLWLLEGLPESSGKRQGPHGRPTENHHPASWWRVMCLTGLDYFSTLGYQPAIAALAAGVLAPLATIVLVLITLLGALPVYKRVARESPHGAGSIAMLERLLPRWWGKLFVLALLGFAATDFMITITLSGADATAHIIENPFAPAFLQGHNIGITLILIAGLAAVFLRGFKEAMSIAVVLVAVFLAMNLIVISVALTKVTQSPLLTADWWGALTTQHGSPFMIVAVALLVFPRLALGLSGFETGVAVMPQIKGRASDTHENPEGRIKGAHKLLTTAALIMSTFLITSSLATTILIPAAEFQPGGAANGRALAFLAHDLLGEGFGTAYDLSTIAILWFAGASAMAGLLNLVPRYLPRFGMAPEWAAAVRPLVLVFTAVAVLITIIFKADVDAQGGAYATGVLVLITSAAIAVTLSAKRKGEKKRAIGFGAVSLAFVYTTVANSIERPDGLKIAALFILGIVVVSLLSRMRRAFELRATSIRMDEAAISFVASINKDTIRIISHDPKTKSAAAYRRKLAHASYVNAMGNPQDVLFLEVIVDDSSDFETALEIHGITRHGFNILQVHASNVPNTIAAVLLHVRDTTGLIPHIYFRWNEGNPITNLLKFLFIGEGEIAPVTREVLREAEPDLMHRPWVHVG; encoded by the coding sequence GTGACATCCCGAGCAGCAGCTCCATCCAAGGCCGGAGCACCAGGGAAACCGCGCGGAAAAGCAGCCCTGCGACTCTGGCTACTCGAGGGATTGCCGGAAAGCTCCGGTAAACGTCAGGGCCCCCACGGCCGGCCAACTGAAAACCACCATCCGGCCTCATGGTGGCGAGTCATGTGCCTGACGGGTCTGGATTACTTTTCAACACTGGGCTACCAGCCGGCCATCGCCGCCCTGGCAGCAGGGGTTCTGGCACCGTTGGCCACGATCGTTCTGGTACTTATCACCTTGCTCGGCGCACTTCCCGTCTACAAGCGGGTTGCTCGGGAGAGCCCCCACGGCGCCGGTTCCATTGCCATGCTCGAACGCCTCCTGCCACGATGGTGGGGAAAGCTGTTCGTTCTGGCACTGCTGGGCTTTGCCGCCACAGACTTCATGATCACCATTACCCTTTCCGGTGCCGACGCCACAGCTCACATCATCGAAAACCCGTTCGCCCCCGCCTTTCTGCAGGGCCACAACATCGGCATCACCCTCATACTGATCGCCGGACTGGCTGCCGTGTTCTTGCGCGGATTCAAGGAGGCCATGAGCATTGCCGTGGTCCTGGTGGCCGTTTTCCTCGCCATGAACTTGATCGTGATCTCCGTGGCGCTGACAAAAGTGACGCAAAGCCCCCTTCTGACGGCCGATTGGTGGGGCGCCTTGACTACTCAACACGGCAGCCCCTTCATGATTGTTGCCGTGGCACTTCTCGTTTTCCCTCGGCTGGCTCTGGGCCTTTCCGGCTTCGAAACCGGTGTGGCCGTCATGCCGCAGATCAAGGGCCGCGCCAGCGATACCCATGAGAACCCGGAAGGTCGCATCAAGGGCGCTCACAAGCTACTGACGACGGCGGCGCTCATCATGAGCACCTTCCTCATCACGTCCTCGCTGGCCACCACCATCTTGATCCCGGCCGCCGAATTTCAGCCCGGCGGCGCCGCCAATGGCCGTGCCCTAGCATTCCTTGCCCACGACCTCCTCGGTGAGGGCTTCGGCACCGCCTACGATCTGAGCACCATCGCCATCCTCTGGTTCGCCGGTGCCAGCGCCATGGCCGGACTGCTCAACCTGGTCCCCCGCTACCTGCCCCGCTTTGGCATGGCCCCGGAATGGGCGGCAGCTGTGCGGCCGCTGGTTCTGGTGTTCACCGCCGTCGCAGTTCTGATCACCATCATTTTCAAGGCCGACGTCGATGCCCAGGGAGGTGCCTACGCGACAGGAGTGCTGGTGCTCATCACCTCGGCTGCCATCGCCGTTACCCTCTCAGCCAAACGCAAGGGCGAGAAAAAGAGGGCGATTGGTTTCGGTGCAGTCTCACTCGCCTTCGTTTACACCACCGTAGCCAATTCCATTGAGCGGCCCGACGGACTCAAAATTGCCGCCCTGTTTATCTTGGGGATTGTGGTGGTCAGCCTGCTCTCACGCATGCGGCGGGCCTTTGAACTACGTGCCACCTCCATTCGCATGGACGAGGCCGCCATCAGCTTTGTGGCATCCATCAACAAGGACACCATCAGGATCATTTCCCACGATCCCAAAACCAAAAGTGCCGCAGCATACCGCCGCAAGCTGGCCCATGCCTCCTACGTCAACGCAATGGGAAATCCGCAAGATGTCTTGTTCCTGGAAGTCATCGTTGATGATTCCTCGGACTTTGAAACGGCCTTGGAAATTCACGGCATCACCCGACACGGCTTCAACATCCTGCAGGTTCATGCCTCAAACGTCCCCAACACCATTGCCGCTGTGCTGCTGCACGTTCGCGACACCACTGGCCTCATTCCGCACATTTACTTCCGCTGGAATGAGGGCAACCCCATCACCAATTTGCTCAAGTTCTTGTTCATTGGTGAGGGCGAAATTGCTCCTGTCACTAGGGAAGTTCTCCGTGAGGCAGAGCCGGATCTCATGCACCGCCCGTGGGTCCACGTCGGCTAA
- a CDS encoding thiamine pyrophosphate-binding protein has protein sequence MSPQPLPNLASSAGAPRVSGPTAGDPSRPEAPPQRNGGDLVVETLTALGAKTVFGIPGQHALGLFDALSRSPLHFISSRVENNSAFAADGYSRATGEVGVLFLSTGPGALTALAGLQEAYATGVPMIVVASQIPLEGLGARRKGMLHQLDDQKASAANVTKSQRLIQHASGIPSAIQDAWTEAVSSPQGPVWVEVPQNVLLDPIFVPAVEDALAEPFDNPPRVELVREAVKWLTAAKRPAIVAGGGTRRGRAEKQLLSIAEKLNAPVVCTPGGNGAFPWNHELSLQSWMEDRYVTEVLEDADVLVVIGSSLGEVASNYFTMEPRGRIIQIDAEPRVLESNRPALGIRADAGQALRALDEALDPSLRDDADWHGATPQAVVAETLAKVQARLDSQDLGLERKFMADIRDAVPADMQTFWDMTISAYWGWSCWDAKDGQFHSAQGAGGLGYGFPAALGAALGLQSQGKSPRVLAVAGDGSSMYSISELATARQHNAPVTWLIVDDGGYGILREYMVDTFGKATHTELARPDFVKLAEAFGVPAQRVAPEDVGDALKAAFAADGPNVVVVETLLKMFGPTHLDL, from the coding sequence ATGAGTCCCCAGCCGCTCCCCAACCTTGCAAGCTCGGCTGGGGCCCCGCGCGTCAGTGGGCCCACGGCCGGGGACCCCTCGCGGCCGGAGGCCCCTCCGCAGCGGAACGGCGGAGACCTCGTCGTTGAAACTCTCACGGCCTTGGGCGCCAAGACTGTCTTCGGTATTCCAGGCCAGCACGCACTTGGCCTCTTCGATGCGCTCAGCCGATCGCCCTTGCACTTTATTTCTTCCCGGGTGGAAAACAACTCGGCGTTCGCGGCCGACGGCTACTCCCGCGCCACCGGCGAAGTGGGCGTGCTGTTCCTATCCACCGGCCCCGGGGCGTTGACTGCGCTGGCCGGATTGCAGGAAGCGTACGCCACCGGCGTGCCCATGATTGTGGTGGCCAGCCAGATTCCGTTGGAGGGATTGGGTGCCCGCCGCAAGGGAATGTTGCACCAGCTCGATGACCAGAAGGCGTCCGCAGCGAACGTCACCAAGAGCCAGCGGCTCATCCAGCATGCCTCCGGAATCCCTTCGGCCATCCAGGACGCCTGGACCGAAGCCGTGTCCTCCCCACAAGGGCCGGTGTGGGTGGAAGTGCCGCAAAACGTGCTGCTGGATCCCATCTTCGTCCCGGCTGTTGAGGATGCGCTGGCCGAACCGTTCGACAACCCGCCGCGCGTGGAGCTCGTGCGGGAAGCCGTGAAATGGCTGACGGCGGCCAAGCGGCCGGCCATTGTGGCCGGTGGTGGCACCCGCCGCGGCCGCGCCGAAAAGCAGTTGCTCTCCATCGCCGAAAAGCTCAACGCACCCGTGGTTTGCACCCCCGGCGGTAACGGTGCGTTCCCATGGAACCACGAGCTGTCGCTGCAGTCCTGGATGGAGGACCGCTACGTCACCGAGGTGCTTGAAGACGCGGATGTGCTGGTGGTTATCGGTTCCTCGCTGGGAGAGGTGGCCAGCAATTACTTCACCATGGAGCCGCGTGGGCGCATCATCCAGATCGACGCCGAACCCCGGGTCCTGGAATCCAACCGACCCGCACTGGGTATCCGGGCCGACGCCGGACAGGCGCTGCGTGCTCTCGATGAGGCCCTTGACCCATCGTTGCGGGACGATGCCGATTGGCACGGAGCCACACCGCAGGCCGTCGTGGCAGAAACTCTGGCGAAGGTGCAGGCGCGCCTGGACAGCCAGGATCTGGGACTGGAACGTAAATTCATGGCGGATATCCGGGACGCCGTCCCGGCGGACATGCAGACTTTCTGGGACATGACCATCTCCGCTTATTGGGGTTGGAGTTGCTGGGATGCCAAAGATGGCCAATTCCACTCCGCGCAAGGTGCCGGCGGGCTCGGTTACGGCTTCCCGGCGGCGCTCGGCGCGGCGCTGGGCCTGCAAAGCCAAGGGAAGTCGCCACGCGTTTTGGCGGTGGCTGGCGACGGTTCCTCCATGTACTCCATCTCCGAACTGGCCACGGCCCGCCAGCACAACGCGCCCGTCACCTGGCTGATTGTGGACGACGGCGGCTACGGCATTCTGCGCGAATACATGGTTGACACCTTCGGCAAGGCCACCCACACCGAGCTGGCGCGGCCGGACTTCGTGAAGCTGGCAGAGGCGTTCGGGGTGCCGGCACAACGAGTGGCGCCCGAGGACGTGGGGGACGCGCTCAAGGCGGCCTTCGCTGCCGACGGTCCCAATGTCGTCGTGGTTGAGACGCTGCTGAAGATGTTCGGTCCCACTCACCTGGACCTTTAA
- the speB gene encoding agmatinase has translation MKELRIEANGNLGPIDSAQIPRYAGAATYARLPRLDQVAKADVAVVGVPFDSGVSYRPGARFGANHVREASRLLRPYNPAWDVSPFENCQVADAGDMAVNPFNINEAIETIQQNALDLTSDGAKLLTIGGDHTISLPLLRAAAERAGEPVAMLHFDAHLDTWDTYFGAEYTHGTPFRRAVEEGILDTEAISHVGTRGPLYGKKDLDDDHRFGFGIVTAADVYYQGVLETVAKIRDRIGKRPLYISVDIDVLDPAHAPGTGTPEAGGITSRELIEIIRGFRGMNLVGADIVEVAPAYDHAEITGIAASHVGFELVTLMADNFREGDRFGTPNGYAAQALDAQARRKPAGFRAAGTEGTPSTTNLEGGSK, from the coding sequence ATGAAAGAGCTCCGTATCGAGGCCAACGGGAACCTAGGCCCGATCGATTCCGCCCAAATTCCCCGCTATGCCGGTGCTGCAACCTACGCGCGACTGCCTCGACTGGACCAGGTAGCCAAGGCTGATGTTGCCGTGGTGGGGGTCCCCTTCGACAGCGGAGTCTCTTACCGCCCGGGCGCCCGTTTCGGTGCCAATCACGTCCGCGAGGCATCCCGCCTGCTGCGTCCCTACAATCCGGCGTGGGACGTGTCGCCGTTTGAAAACTGCCAGGTGGCCGATGCCGGCGACATGGCCGTGAACCCCTTCAATATCAATGAAGCTATTGAGACCATCCAGCAAAATGCGTTGGACCTGACCTCCGACGGCGCCAAACTCCTGACCATCGGTGGCGACCACACCATCTCCTTGCCCCTGCTGCGCGCCGCCGCCGAGCGCGCCGGCGAGCCCGTGGCCATGCTACATTTCGATGCCCATCTGGATACCTGGGACACCTACTTCGGAGCCGAATACACGCACGGGACCCCGTTCCGCCGCGCCGTCGAGGAAGGAATTCTGGACACGGAGGCCATCTCGCACGTTGGAACCCGCGGCCCGCTGTACGGCAAAAAGGACCTTGACGACGATCACCGTTTTGGCTTCGGAATCGTCACAGCAGCAGATGTTTACTACCAGGGCGTTCTGGAAACTGTGGCCAAAATTAGGGATCGCATCGGCAAGCGCCCGCTCTACATTTCCGTAGACATCGACGTCTTGGACCCCGCCCACGCACCCGGCACCGGTACACCTGAAGCTGGTGGCATTACGAGCCGAGAACTCATTGAAATCATTCGCGGCTTCCGTGGCATGAACTTGGTGGGCGCGGACATCGTAGAAGTGGCGCCCGCCTACGACCACGCCGAGATCACTGGCATCGCCGCCAGTCACGTGGGCTTCGAACTCGTCACCTTGATGGCTGACAACTTCCGTGAAGGCGACCGCTTCGGTACCCCCAACGGCTACGCTGCGCAGGCCCTCGATGCACAAGCGCGGCGTAAGCCGGCCGGGTTCCGCGCAGCCGGCACCGAAGGTACTCCTAGCACCACTAACCTCGAAGGCGGCAGCAAATGA